The Collimonas sp. PA-H2 genome contains a region encoding:
- a CDS encoding NAD-dependent epimerase/dehydratase family protein: protein MQVFITGASGFIGGSVATRFMREGYKVRGLVRTQEQAERLAALGIEPVLGTLADGGILSREAKRADAVVNAASSDNLFAVQTLLDALAGSRKVFIHTSGSSVIGDDARGDWLSEQVFDEDTPFTPAPEKAARAALDKLIRDAAQRDVRSVILCNTMIYGSGLGLKRDSVQIPPLVAQARSSGVARYVGKGVNVWSNVHIEDVAELYLLALKEAPAGSFYFVENGQASYAEIVGAIAERLGLGPAQSWPVRDAIDAWGFGHAVYSFGSNSRVSAAKARRELGWQPRHASVLDWIKNDMQLD from the coding sequence ATGCAGGTATTTATCACTGGAGCAAGCGGATTCATTGGCGGCTCTGTCGCCACCCGTTTCATGCGGGAGGGATACAAGGTGCGCGGGCTGGTGCGTACGCAGGAACAGGCCGAGCGGCTGGCCGCGCTGGGCATCGAGCCGGTGCTGGGAACGCTGGCCGACGGCGGTATCCTGAGCCGCGAGGCCAAGCGTGCCGATGCCGTCGTCAATGCCGCCAGTTCGGACAATCTGTTTGCGGTGCAAACCCTGCTGGATGCGCTGGCCGGCTCCCGCAAGGTGTTCATCCACACCAGCGGCTCCAGCGTGATCGGCGACGATGCCCGCGGCGACTGGCTGTCGGAGCAGGTGTTCGATGAAGACACGCCGTTCACGCCGGCGCCGGAGAAGGCAGCGCGCGCTGCCTTGGACAAGCTGATCCGCGACGCCGCGCAACGCGATGTGCGTTCGGTCATCCTGTGCAACACCATGATCTACGGCAGCGGTCTCGGCCTGAAGCGTGACAGCGTGCAGATTCCGCCGCTGGTGGCGCAGGCGCGCAGCAGCGGCGTCGCGCGCTATGTCGGCAAGGGCGTCAACGTCTGGTCCAATGTACATATCGAAGACGTGGCGGAATTGTATTTGCTAGCCTTGAAAGAGGCGCCGGCCGGTTCTTTCTATTTTGTCGAAAACGGCCAGGCTTCGTATGCCGAGATCGTCGGCGCGATTGCCGAACGGCTAGGGCTGGGGCCGGCGCAATCGTGGCCGGTGCGGGATGCAATCGATGCCTGGGGATTCGGCCACGCGGTATATTCCTTCGGCTCGAACAGCCGGGTGTCGGCGGCCAAGGCGCGCAGGGAACTGGGATGGCAGCCGCGGCACGCCTCGGTGCTGGACTGGATCAAGAACGATATGCAGCTGGATTGA
- a CDS encoding DUF3761 domain-containing protein, producing MKALFISAAVAAALLTSAASFAQAPAAAPAGSTGLCKDGSYSSNATKKGACAGHKGVKEWYTAAAAAPAAAAAAPAAAPAAAPAAAPAAMAKPAAAAPAAMAPAKPAAAATAPAAGAKPGDVWVNSSSKVYHCAGTKYYGTTKAGSYMTEAAAKAAGNHADHGKACS from the coding sequence ATGAAAGCATTGTTTATTTCAGCAGCAGTTGCAGCAGCTTTACTGACTTCCGCCGCCAGCTTCGCCCAAGCGCCGGCAGCAGCGCCAGCCGGCAGCACCGGCCTGTGCAAGGACGGCAGCTATTCCTCCAACGCAACCAAGAAAGGCGCTTGCGCCGGCCATAAAGGCGTAAAGGAATGGTACACAGCTGCCGCCGCCGCACCTGCAGCCGCTGCGGCCGCACCTGCCGCTGCTCCAGCAGCTGCACCTGCTGCAGCTCCAGCTGCCATGGCTAAGCCAGCTGCTGCCGCACCTGCAGCAATGGCTCCGGCAAAACCAGCTGCAGCGGCAACCGCTCCTGCAGCCGGCGCTAAACCAGGCGACGTCTGGGTCAACAGCTCGAGCAAGGTATATCACTGTGCAGGCACCAAGTACTATGGCACAACCAAGGCAGGTTCTTACATGACAGAGGCAGCCGCCAAGGCAGCAGGCAACCACGCCGATCATGGCAAGGCTTGCAGCTAA
- a CDS encoding YceI family protein: MKLKLIIASLLAASAASAFATADTYTIDPNHTYPSFTADHMGISFWRGKFEKTSGSVTLDRAAKTGSIDIHIDPSTIDFGMAKMNEHASGPDMFDVKKFPDVTYKSTSIQFDGDKPVAVDGELTLHGVTKPVKLTINSFKCIMHPMLKREVCGADATAEFNRSDFGISYGVPKFAPEVKLAIQVEAVKNN; the protein is encoded by the coding sequence ATGAAACTCAAGCTCATCATCGCCTCCCTGCTGGCCGCCAGCGCCGCCAGCGCTTTTGCCACCGCGGACACATACACCATCGATCCCAACCACACCTATCCGAGCTTCACAGCGGACCACATGGGCATCTCGTTCTGGCGCGGCAAGTTTGAAAAAACCAGCGGCAGCGTCACCCTGGACCGCGCAGCCAAGACCGGTTCGATCGATATCCATATCGACCCGAGCACCATCGATTTCGGTATGGCCAAAATGAACGAGCATGCCTCCGGCCCGGACATGTTCGACGTCAAGAAATTTCCTGACGTGACTTACAAAAGCACCTCGATTCAGTTCGACGGCGACAAGCCGGTGGCCGTCGACGGCGAGCTGACCCTGCATGGCGTCACCAAGCCGGTCAAGCTGACCATCAATTCGTTCAAGTGCATCATGCATCCGATGCTGAAACGCGAAGTTTGCGGCGCCGACGCCACCGCGGAATTCAACCGCAGCGACTTCGGCATCAGCTATGGCGTGCCGAAATTCGCGCCGGAAGTGAAACTGGCTATCCAGGTCGAAGCAGTCAAGAACAATTAA
- a CDS encoding SulP family inorganic anion transporter, which produces MSAAQSQHADLNPPPKRVITADLVAGLSIAGLLLPEAVAYSSIANLPPQTGVIALFAGLLCYGLFGSSRFAIVSATSSSAAVLAAATASMANGDIGLRMTLAIGLVMITGLFFLLAGLARMGSVTDFIAKPVLRGFAFGLAIVIILKQFAGVVGVHPEHSDMTRFIPEMLAQAGRWNWISVAVMAAALALLFLFARLRRVPGALLVIVIGVAAGQWFNLQQYGVGLVGSIHLQLTVPTLPMLSRADWLRLGELGFAMGMILYAESYGAIRSFAIKHGDTTAPNRDLLALGASNLLSGLFHGMPVGAGYSATSANEAAGATSRLSGWVAALVMLAIVLTLLPGIALTPEPVLAAIVIHAVSHTLNPMVFRPYFQWRRDRLVVIASVVAVLLLGVLDGLLASIVISIFMMLRQFSQSTISVLGQLGDTHDFVNMRTHPAAQPVAGIIILRPNEPLFFANAERILSQARRSIAAAPGLHTVILSLEESPDLDSSSLEGLHDFFGFVSASGLRLLLARLKDPVYDIMKNAVAPAFPAASLSALSVAEAVHLALTAQQPTKQATDIIQGE; this is translated from the coding sequence ATGAGCGCTGCACAATCACAACATGCCGACCTGAATCCGCCGCCGAAACGCGTGATCACGGCGGACCTTGTGGCAGGCCTCTCGATCGCCGGGCTGCTGCTGCCCGAAGCCGTCGCCTACTCCAGCATCGCCAACCTGCCGCCGCAAACCGGCGTCATTGCACTGTTCGCCGGCCTGCTGTGCTACGGCCTGTTCGGCAGCAGCCGCTTTGCGATCGTCTCCGCCACCTCGTCCTCCGCGGCAGTGCTGGCGGCAGCCACCGCCTCCATGGCGAACGGCGACATCGGCTTGCGCATGACGCTGGCGATCGGCCTGGTGATGATCACCGGCCTGTTTTTCCTGCTGGCGGGACTGGCGCGCATGGGCAGCGTCACCGACTTCATCGCCAAGCCGGTGCTGCGCGGCTTTGCTTTCGGCCTGGCCATCGTCATCATTCTCAAGCAGTTCGCCGGCGTGGTCGGCGTCCATCCCGAACATAGCGACATGACCCGCTTCATTCCGGAAATGCTGGCGCAGGCCGGCCGCTGGAACTGGATCAGCGTCGCCGTCATGGCGGCGGCGCTGGCCCTGCTGTTCCTGTTTGCGCGGCTGCGGCGGGTGCCAGGCGCGCTGCTGGTGATCGTCATCGGCGTCGCTGCCGGCCAGTGGTTCAATCTGCAGCAATATGGCGTCGGCCTGGTCGGCAGCATCCATCTGCAGCTGACGGTGCCGACCCTGCCCATGCTGTCGCGCGCCGATTGGCTGCGCCTCGGCGAGCTGGGCTTTGCCATGGGCATGATCCTGTATGCCGAATCGTATGGAGCGATCCGCAGCTTTGCCATCAAGCACGGCGACACCACCGCGCCCAACCGCGACCTGCTGGCGCTGGGCGCTTCCAACCTGCTGTCCGGCCTGTTCCACGGCATGCCGGTCGGCGCCGGTTATTCCGCCACCTCCGCCAATGAAGCGGCCGGCGCCACTTCGCGCCTGTCCGGCTGGGTGGCGGCGCTGGTGATGCTGGCGATCGTGCTGACCTTGCTGCCGGGGATAGCCCTGACACCGGAGCCGGTGCTGGCGGCAATCGTGATCCACGCCGTTAGCCATACCCTCAATCCGATGGTGTTCCGTCCTTACTTCCAGTGGCGCCGCGACCGCCTGGTGGTGATCGCCTCGGTCGTCGCAGTGCTGTTGCTGGGCGTGCTGGACGGCTTGCTGGCGTCGATCGTGATCAGCATCTTCATGATGCTGCGGCAGTTTTCGCAATCCACCATTTCTGTCCTCGGCCAGCTCGGCGATACGCATGACTTCGTCAACATGCGCACCCATCCCGCCGCCCAGCCGGTAGCCGGCATCATCATTTTGCGTCCCAACGAGCCGCTGTTCTTCGCCAACGCCGAACGCATCCTGAGCCAGGCGCGCCGTTCCATCGCCGCCGCGCCGGGACTGCATACCGTGATCCTCAGCCTGGAAGAATCGCCCGATCTGGACAGTTCCAGCCTGGAAGGCCTGCACGATTTTTTCGGTTTCGTCAGCGCCAGCGGCTTGCGGTTGCTGCTCGCGCGCCTCAAGGATCCGGTTTACGACATCATGAAAAACGCCGTCGCGCCTGCATTCCCGGCCGCCTCTCTCAGTGCGCTGAGCGTCGCCGAGGCGGTGCACCTGGCGTTGACGGCGCAACAACCAACCAAACAAGCTACCGATATCATCCAGGGAGAATAA
- a CDS encoding GlsB/YeaQ/YmgE family stress response membrane protein has protein sequence MGIIAWLIVGAIAGWLAGVLVKGGGFGVLVDIIVGIVGAFIGGWLAGVLGIQVGGGWIASIVTATVGAVILLFILRLIKRA, from the coding sequence ATGGGCATCATCGCTTGGTTGATAGTTGGCGCGATTGCAGGATGGCTGGCAGGTGTTTTGGTCAAGGGCGGCGGCTTCGGCGTGCTGGTTGATATCATCGTCGGTATCGTCGGCGCCTTCATCGGCGGCTGGCTGGCTGGGGTACTTGGCATTCAGGTTGGCGGCGGCTGGATCGCTTCAATCGTGACGGCTACGGTCGGTGCAGTGATCTTGCTGTTCATTCTAAGGCTGATCAAGCGCGCCTGA
- a CDS encoding TonB-dependent receptor yields the protein MATPFSRRAGLALLPLAAISLTALLPQAALACASCGCTLSSDWDNLGIGSSSGLKMDLRYDYLNQNQLRSGTSKISPGAASQISNNGDPQEVEKYTRNNYLTLGLDYSFNPDWGINLQLPYIMRSHSTLGTASDGVTPGAGGGQYDSRTSSIGDLKVIGRYQGFTPEHNFGILFGLKLPTGSHTDTAMSSDPTAPGPVPIDRGLQPGTGTTDAILGVYYMDTLSQNWDYFAQGIVQKALNSSDQYRPGDGANLNLGLRYVGNSNFTPQIQLNMRRVLHDVGANADTVSTGGTLVYLSPGVNVPISQQISLYGFVQLPVYQKVNGVQLAPRYTATVGVRYAF from the coding sequence ATGGCTACGCCATTCTCTCGCCGCGCCGGCCTTGCCTTGCTGCCGCTCGCTGCCATATCCTTGACTGCCCTTTTGCCGCAGGCAGCATTAGCCTGCGCCAGCTGCGGCTGCACCCTCAGTTCCGATTGGGACAACCTCGGCATCGGCAGCTCGTCCGGGCTGAAAATGGACCTGCGCTACGACTACCTGAACCAGAACCAGCTGCGCAGCGGCACCAGCAAGATCTCACCCGGCGCCGCCAGCCAGATTTCCAATAACGGCGATCCGCAGGAAGTCGAAAAATACACCCGCAACAACTACCTGACGCTGGGTCTCGACTACAGTTTCAACCCGGACTGGGGCATCAATCTGCAACTGCCTTACATCATGCGCAGCCATAGCACCCTAGGCACCGCCTCGGACGGCGTCACTCCCGGCGCCGGCGGCGGCCAGTATGACTCCCGCACCTCCAGCATCGGCGACCTCAAGGTCATCGGCCGCTACCAGGGCTTTACGCCGGAGCATAACTTCGGCATCCTGTTCGGCTTGAAACTGCCCACCGGCAGCCATACCGATACCGCCATGTCTAGCGATCCGACTGCGCCGGGACCAGTGCCTATCGACCGCGGCCTGCAGCCAGGCACAGGCACCACCGATGCCATCCTCGGCGTCTACTATATGGATACGCTCAGCCAGAACTGGGACTATTTCGCCCAGGGCATCGTACAGAAGGCGCTAAATTCCAGCGATCAGTACCGTCCCGGCGACGGCGCCAATCTGAACCTGGGCCTGCGTTATGTGGGCAACAGCAACTTCACGCCGCAGATCCAGCTCAACATGCGGCGCGTGCTGCATGACGTCGGCGCCAATGCCGACACCGTCAGCACCGGCGGCACCCTGGTCTACCTGAGTCCGGGCGTGAACGTGCCAATCTCGCAACAAATCTCGCTATACGGCTTTGTGCAGTTGCCGGTCTACCAGAAGGTCAACGGCGTGCAGCTTGCTCCGCGCTATACCGCGACAGTGGGCGTCCGCTACGCGTTCTAG
- a CDS encoding SDR family oxidoreductase — protein sequence MVFNLFPRSKWLRDKLQAEQQSLPAAPPRIFLTGVTGFVGGAIAAELAGSESFKEMLFLVRAECPAAGVRRVRESIARFTPAETPLHIAESQIILADLRDAQAFADARLEQVSHVIHCAAVTSFAERSDIWEINVDATMRLAERCSRLPGLQRFVYVGTAMACGVARGPVVTESLRLPLERAHLVPYTASKARAENQLRELFPELPLVTVRPSIIVGHSSLGCKPSASIFWLLKVVAQLNRFVCPPSAYLDIVPVDYCARTIVALTLKATLRFSAYHISAGRSGSVMVEQLLQAFHGASAAARTKSYERVSETALRQMALAFGVRHAVQGSATRSGRNEPINTRMLHKALMLYGRFSKLNYVFDERRTLSEGLAPAPCFLDYIGRCERSAEGMSLKAQMAYDFK from the coding sequence ATGGTATTTAATCTGTTTCCAAGATCGAAGTGGTTGCGCGACAAGCTGCAGGCCGAACAGCAGAGTTTGCCGGCTGCGCCACCGCGGATTTTCCTTACCGGCGTCACCGGTTTTGTCGGCGGCGCGATTGCCGCCGAACTTGCCGGCAGCGAAAGCTTCAAGGAAATGCTATTTCTGGTTCGTGCGGAGTGCCCGGCCGCCGGGGTACGCCGGGTGCGCGAATCGATCGCTCGCTTCACCCCGGCCGAAACGCCGCTGCACATCGCGGAAAGCCAGATCATCCTGGCTGACCTGAGGGATGCGCAGGCGTTTGCCGATGCGCGGCTGGAGCAGGTCAGCCATGTCATTCATTGCGCCGCCGTGACGTCCTTTGCCGAGCGCTCGGATATCTGGGAAATCAACGTCGACGCTACCATGCGCCTGGCGGAGCGCTGTTCGCGGCTGCCGGGCTTGCAGCGCTTCGTGTATGTCGGCACGGCCATGGCGTGCGGCGTGGCGCGCGGGCCGGTGGTCACGGAAAGCCTGCGCCTGCCGCTCGAGCGCGCCCATCTGGTGCCGTATACCGCCTCCAAGGCGCGAGCGGAAAATCAGTTGCGCGAGCTGTTCCCGGAGTTGCCGCTGGTGACTGTGCGGCCGTCGATTATCGTCGGCCATTCGTCGCTAGGTTGCAAGCCATCGGCCAGCATCTTCTGGCTCCTGAAAGTGGTTGCGCAGCTGAATCGTTTCGTTTGCCCGCCAAGCGCCTATCTGGATATCGTGCCGGTCGATTATTGCGCGCGTACGATTGTTGCGCTGACCTTGAAGGCAACGCTGAGATTTTCCGCGTATCACATCTCCGCCGGGCGCAGCGGAAGCGTCATGGTGGAGCAGTTGCTGCAGGCATTCCACGGCGCCAGTGCGGCAGCCCGCACAAAGTCTTACGAGCGGGTGTCGGAGACGGCATTGCGGCAGATGGCGCTGGCGTTTGGCGTGCGCCACGCTGTGCAAGGCAGCGCCACCAGGAGCGGCCGCAACGAACCGATCAACACGCGCATGCTGCACAAGGCGCTGATGCTGTACGGCCGTTTCTCCAAACTCAATTATGTGTTTGACGAACGACGGACTCTGAGCGAAGGGCTGGCGCCGGCGCCTTGCTTCCTCGACTATATCGGCCGCTGTGAACGTAGCGCCGAGGGCATGTCGCTGAAGGCGCAGATGGCGTATGACTTCAAATAG
- a CDS encoding cytochrome b produces the protein MQRYSIPAIVLHWLVAILIVAAFTLGLTMVDIPGLTPTKLKYFSWHKWLGVTVFGLACLRLLWRKAKGAPPYPASMQPWQQMAAHGLHVLLYVLIFAVPLSGYFYSLAAGVPVTYLGIWPMPVLIASNPDLKPVLKLVHYTLNMIMLGAVSLHVLAALKHHFIDRDGVLKRMLP, from the coding sequence ATGCAACGTTACTCAATCCCAGCCATCGTGCTGCACTGGCTGGTCGCTATTCTCATCGTTGCAGCTTTTACACTGGGCCTGACCATGGTCGACATTCCCGGCCTGACGCCCACCAAGCTGAAATACTTTTCATGGCATAAATGGCTGGGCGTGACGGTGTTCGGCCTGGCTTGCCTGCGCCTGCTCTGGCGCAAGGCAAAGGGCGCACCGCCTTATCCGGCCAGCATGCAGCCCTGGCAGCAAATGGCCGCGCATGGCCTGCATGTGCTCTTGTATGTGCTGATATTCGCGGTGCCGCTGTCTGGCTATTTCTACAGCCTGGCGGCCGGCGTGCCGGTAACTTACCTGGGCATCTGGCCGATGCCGGTGCTGATCGCGTCCAATCCGGATCTCAAGCCCGTCCTGAAACTGGTCCACTACACACTCAACATGATCATGCTGGGTGCGGTTTCGCTGCACGTGCTGGCGGCGCTCAAACATCACTTCATCGATCGCGACGGCGTGCTGAAACGCATGCTGCCCTAG
- a CDS encoding DUF2946 family protein, with protein sequence MFHLPRRLRQLAVCLAMFAALLPSVVQLLPAAHGQPLGLGELCSSAGNLQAPAAGNHDTPDQDHQGHCLLCFLHAANIGLPPGISQWQLPASEGIALPQAPFSLHASIVRLHPQSRGPPALS encoded by the coding sequence ATGTTCCACCTGCCCCGCCGATTGCGCCAGCTTGCCGTCTGCCTGGCCATGTTTGCAGCCCTGCTGCCCAGCGTGGTGCAGTTGCTGCCGGCTGCCCATGGCCAGCCGCTCGGGCTGGGTGAACTGTGCAGCAGCGCCGGCAATCTGCAGGCGCCCGCCGCCGGTAATCACGATACCCCGGACCAGGATCACCAGGGCCATTGCCTGCTGTGTTTCCTGCACGCCGCCAACATCGGCCTGCCGCCCGGCATCAGCCAATGGCAGCTGCCGGCCAGCGAAGGCATCGCTCTTCCGCAAGCCCCATTCTCCCTGCACGCCAGCATCGTCCGGCTGCATCCGCAATCGCGCGGGCCGCCCGCCTTGTCTTGA
- a CDS encoding MipA/OmpV family protein — MKHQTKSILALALYGVLASRAALAQQAAPAPSKSWLQDSQVTIGLGAGGMARYAGSDEYHVVPVPILKIVTPSGFFVDTMEGAGYRYDINDMFFASAAIGYGAGRKDSDDGLQPGSAKLKGMGEIKGSVLANIEAGIKLGRIGTLSLAISEPVSNRERGLSYRVQISSTVLELAKDKVSVSAAAMFGDAKYNQTFFGVNAVQSRNSGYAQYTAESGLNAVNASLVWTHSFNRTWSLSTMLGATHYMQKAADSPLVQAKTNYSGFATVNYSF; from the coding sequence ATGAAACACCAGACCAAGTCCATCCTCGCTCTCGCCCTGTACGGCGTCCTGGCCTCGCGCGCGGCGCTGGCGCAGCAGGCGGCGCCGGCGCCGTCCAAATCCTGGCTACAGGACAGCCAGGTTACGATCGGGCTAGGCGCCGGCGGCATGGCGCGCTATGCCGGCAGCGACGAATACCATGTGGTGCCGGTGCCGATACTGAAAATCGTGACGCCATCCGGATTTTTTGTCGACACCATGGAGGGAGCCGGCTACCGTTACGACATCAACGACATGTTTTTCGCAAGCGCCGCCATCGGTTACGGCGCCGGCCGCAAGGATTCCGACGACGGCCTGCAGCCCGGCTCGGCAAAGCTGAAAGGCATGGGCGAGATCAAGGGCTCGGTGCTGGCCAATATCGAGGCCGGCATCAAGCTGGGCCGCATCGGCACCCTGTCGTTGGCTATCTCGGAACCGGTCAGCAACCGCGAACGCGGCCTCAGCTACCGGGTCCAGATCAGTAGCACCGTGCTGGAGCTGGCCAAGGACAAGGTCAGCGTCAGCGCTGCCGCCATGTTCGGCGATGCCAAGTACAACCAGACTTTCTTTGGCGTCAATGCCGTCCAGAGTCGTAATTCGGGCTATGCCCAGTACACGGCGGAATCCGGCCTGAATGCGGTCAATGCCTCGCTGGTCTGGACTCACAGTTTCAACCGGACCTGGTCGCTGTCCACCATGCTCGGCGCCACGCATTATATGCAAAAAGCCGCCGATAGCCCGCTGGTGCAGGCCAAGACCAACTACAGCGGATTTGCGACCGTCAATTATTCATTTTGA
- a CDS encoding alkaline phosphatase has translation MSSDDATTYKRRTFLRKVGAGAGVLLSGAPLHSVIAQSTGPGTAPALVTADKLRPQMPSGVMSGDISRDKAIIWSRTDRPARMVVEYATNENFQSAQTVIGPIALSSSDFSARVDLSGLPSGLSIFYRVRFQDIQNPAIHSAPQSGSLLIPGGAERDISFAFSGDEAGQGWGINEAWGGYRIYETMRRFKPDFFIHSGDQIYADGVIEKEVRLDDGSLWQNLVTPAKSKVAETLDDYRGNFAYNLLDVNKRRFAAEVPFLVQWDDHEVRNNWYPGQTIGAAEKRYQQRDLSTLAANAKRAMFEYNPFRIDPSDPERVYRMFNYGPLLEVFMLDERSYRGPNSPNRQSALTQDAAFLGAAQLRWIKQALLRSRSTWKIIASDMPLSIVVPDLNPDVPQGTFEAWANGDNGKPCGRELEVASLLKFIKQHDIKNVVWVTADVHYASATYYSPEKAQFTDFKPFWEFVGGPLHAGTFGPGEIDRTFGPEVRYVSIPGDMKQNRPPSELLQFFGMGKVNAKSKVMTVSLHNVDGKNLFEVDLHPEA, from the coding sequence ATGTCCTCCGACGACGCTACAACTTACAAACGCCGTACTTTTCTACGTAAAGTCGGCGCCGGCGCCGGCGTCCTGCTGAGCGGAGCGCCGCTGCATAGCGTGATCGCGCAAAGCACAGGACCAGGCACGGCGCCAGCCCTGGTCACCGCCGACAAGCTGAGGCCGCAAATGCCGAGCGGCGTGATGAGCGGCGACATCAGCCGCGACAAGGCGATTATCTGGAGCCGCACCGACCGGCCTGCGCGCATGGTGGTGGAATATGCCACCAACGAAAATTTCCAGAGCGCGCAGACTGTTATCGGGCCGATAGCCCTTTCCAGCAGCGACTTCTCGGCGCGGGTCGATCTCAGCGGTCTGCCCAGCGGACTTTCCATTTTCTACCGCGTGCGTTTCCAGGATATCCAGAATCCGGCAATCCACAGCGCACCGCAAAGCGGCAGCCTGTTGATTCCCGGCGGCGCCGAGCGCGACATCAGCTTCGCTTTTTCCGGCGATGAAGCCGGCCAAGGCTGGGGCATCAACGAAGCCTGGGGCGGCTACCGGATCTATGAAACCATGCGCCGTTTCAAGCCGGATTTCTTTATCCACTCGGGTGACCAGATCTACGCCGACGGCGTCATCGAAAAAGAAGTCAGGCTGGACGACGGCTCGCTCTGGCAAAACCTGGTGACGCCGGCCAAGTCCAAGGTAGCGGAAACGCTGGACGACTATCGCGGCAACTTCGCCTACAATCTGCTGGATGTCAATAAGCGCCGCTTTGCCGCGGAGGTGCCGTTCCTGGTGCAATGGGACGACCACGAAGTGCGCAACAACTGGTATCCCGGCCAGACCATCGGCGCCGCCGAAAAGCGCTATCAACAGCGCGACCTGTCGACGCTGGCGGCCAACGCCAAGCGCGCGATGTTCGAATACAATCCGTTCCGCATCGATCCCAGCGATCCGGAACGGGTCTACCGCATGTTCAACTACGGCCCGCTGCTGGAAGTCTTCATGCTCGATGAGCGCAGCTATCGCGGCCCCAACTCGCCCAATCGCCAGAGCGCGCTGACGCAGGATGCCGCCTTTCTCGGCGCGGCCCAGCTGCGCTGGATCAAACAGGCGCTGCTGCGCTCGCGCTCGACCTGGAAAATCATCGCCAGCGACATGCCGCTCTCGATCGTGGTGCCCGACCTCAACCCGGACGTGCCGCAAGGGACGTTTGAAGCATGGGCCAACGGCGATAACGGCAAGCCGTGCGGGCGCGAGCTGGAAGTGGCCAGCCTGCTGAAATTCATCAAGCAGCACGATATCAAGAACGTCGTGTGGGTCACTGCCGACGTCCATTACGCCTCCGCCACCTATTACTCGCCGGAGAAAGCCCAGTTCACCGATTTCAAGCCGTTCTGGGAATTCGTCGGCGGCCCCTTGCATGCCGGCACTTTCGGTCCGGGAGAAATCGACCGCACCTTCGGCCCGGAAGTCCGCTACGTCAGCATCCCAGGCGACATGAAGCAGAACCGCCCGCCCAGCGAGCTGCTGCAATTCTTCGGTATGGGGAAAGTCAACGCCAAGAGCAAGGTCATGACAGTGTCGCTGCACAATGTCGACGGCAAGAATTTGTTCGAGGTCGACCTGCATCCGGAAGCCTAG
- a CDS encoding YceI family protein, whose amino-acid sequence MTLQKLTLTTAAGLLALGASCSSMAAPLKADLAKSNVTIVFKQMNVPVEAKFKKFTPAIDFDSAQPASTKASVDIDIASFDLGDPEYNKEVLKKEWFNAAQFAKASFVASSIKASAGAPAGSKYDVSGKLTIKGKTTDVSFPLSVKKEGGAQVFDGSLPIKRLTYNIGEGEWKDTSMVADEITIKFHLVAN is encoded by the coding sequence ATGACCTTGCAAAAGCTCACCCTCACAACCGCCGCCGGCCTGCTGGCCCTGGGCGCCAGCTGCTCATCCATGGCCGCGCCGCTGAAAGCCGACCTGGCGAAAAGCAACGTGACCATCGTGTTCAAGCAGATGAACGTGCCGGTCGAAGCCAAGTTCAAGAAATTCACCCCGGCCATCGATTTCGACAGCGCCCAGCCTGCTTCCACGAAAGCCAGCGTCGACATCGACATCGCCAGTTTCGACCTGGGCGATCCTGAATACAACAAGGAAGTGCTGAAAAAAGAATGGTTCAATGCGGCGCAATTCGCCAAGGCTAGCTTTGTCGCCAGTTCGATCAAGGCCAGCGCCGGCGCGCCGGCGGGCAGCAAGTACGACGTCAGCGGCAAGCTGACCATCAAGGGCAAGACTACCGATGTCAGCTTCCCCCTGAGCGTCAAGAAAGAAGGCGGCGCCCAGGTATTCGACGGCTCCTTGCCGATCAAGCGGCTCACCTACAATATCGGTGAGGGCGAATGGAAAGACACCAGCATGGTGGCGGACGAAATCACCATCAAGTTTCATCTTGTAGCGAATTAA